One stretch of Tribolium castaneum strain GA2 chromosome 5, icTriCast1.1, whole genome shotgun sequence DNA includes these proteins:
- the Ttc19 gene encoding tetratricopeptide repeat protein 19 homolog, mitochondrial, with protein sequence MACRHAFKLFKNQRIFYKLVNYRVTPPVLAPPTLGLCPKKWAYPKETGFAVGLSLLSWLGFEKDDEEKESELIMTLKRAVLCTQREQYEKAEQMLHLALRLAQQQQNQQGVIYCYDLMANLALDTFQLDKAEKLFVSVLQLLLGGGLDQKDLKVIHISLKLARISQLKAEIEKADLGYKWCLEQIETQKNDSVDAQMLYGVIQDWYSQFLLDVGDVKQALIHLREAYNACKRTKGRNSEQSMLLLNDLGTTSFRAGDIDNAQGYLKEAITVGREVEDKSHLGVIHANLGLILLEKGVAKEAEKYCKEAWKLGKKFENNESVEQANYCFDQIKLVLGK encoded by the exons ATGGCCTGCAGACACGCgtttaaattgttcaaaaaccAACGCATTTTCTATAAACTTGTTAATTATCGCGTGACACCCCCGGTTTTGGCGCCCCCAACATTGGGGTTATGTCCGAAAAAGTGGGCTTATCCGAAAGAAACGGGCTTTGCGGTGGGCTTGAGCCTCTTGTCGTGGCTCGGTTTCGAGAAAGACGATGAAGAGAAGGAGTCCGAGTTGATAATGACCCTGAAAAGGGCCGTCTTGTGCACGCAAAGGGAGCAGTATGAGAAGGCCGAGCAGATGCTACATTTGGCCCTACGGCTGGCCCAACAGCAGCAAAACCAGCAAGGGGTCATCTACTGCTACGACTTGATGGCAAATTTGGCTCTGGACACCTTTCAGTTGGATAAAGCCGAGAAATTATTTGTCAGTGTCTTGCAGCTGTTACTTGGGGGCGGTTTGGACCAAAAAGACTTGAAGGTCATTCATATTAGTTTAAAACTGGCGCGAATTTCGCAGTTGAAGGCGGAAATTGAAAAAGCCGACCTTGGGTACAAGTGGTGTCTTGAACAAATAGAGACACAGAAAAATGACAGTGTTGACGCTCAAATGCTATATGGGGTTATTCAGGACTGGTATTCCCAGTTTTTGCTAGACGTTGGGGACGTTAAGCAGGCTTTAATCCATTTGAGAGAGGCTTACAATGCGTGTAAAAGAACCAAAGGGAGGAATAGCGAACAAAGCATGTTGCTTTTGAATGACTTAGGGACTACCAGTTTTCGCGCTGGTGATATTGATAATGCTCAGGGGTACTTAAAGGAGGCTATTACAGTGGGGCGCGAGGTCGAAGACAAGTCGCACTTGGGGGTAATCCACGCAAACTTAGGTTTAATTCTTTTAGAAAAAGGCGTAGCTAAGGAGGCAGAAAAGTATTGTAAGGAGGCGTGGAAGTTGG ggaaaaaattcgaaaacaacGAATCAGTTGAACAAGCAAACTACTGTTTTGACCAAATTAAATTGGTTTTaggaaaataa
- the Ddc gene encoding aromatic-L-amino-acid decarboxylase (The RefSeq protein has 1 substitution compared to this genomic sequence) has protein sequence MEANQFKDFAKEMIDYVSGYLENIRDRRVLPTVEPGYLRPLIPATAPQKPDKWEDVMADIERVIMPGVTHWHSPRFHAYFPTANSYPAIVADILSGAIACIGFSWIASPACTELEVVMLDWLGKMIGLPEDFLACSGGKGGGVIQGTASEATLVALLGAKARMIDRVKKEKPEMSDSEIVAKLVAYTSAQSHSSVERAGLLGGVKMRGLQPDDNNRLRGETLEVAIKEDREAGLIPFYVVATLGTTSSCTFDNLEELGPVCNSNNIWLHVDAAYAGSSFICPEFRYLMKGIDRADSFNFNPHKWLLVNFDCSTMWLKDPSWLVNAFNVDPLYLKHEQQGAAPDYRHWQIPLGRRFRALKLWFVLRLYGIENLQAFIRKHVELAHYFESLVRGDERFEITEEVVLGLVCFRLKASNEINEALLKRLNGRGVIHLVPSKIRDVYFLRLAICSRFTEKADIDISWKEVKEAADEVLKK, from the exons ATGGAAGCTAATCAGTTCAAGGATTTCGCGAAGGAGATGATCGATTACGTCTCCGGGTATCTGGAGAACATCAGAGATAG ACGCGTGTTACCCACGGTTGAACCGGGGTATCTGCGCCCCCTGATCCCAGCCACCGCCCCCCAAAAGCCCGACAAATGGGAGGACGTGATGGCCGATATCGAGCGTGTCATCATGCCGGGG gtgaCACACTGGCATTCGCCCCGGTTTCACGCCTATTTCCCCACCGCCAACTCCTACCCCGCGATCGTGGCCGACATCCTCAGCGGCGCCATCGCCTGCATCGGCTTTTCCTGG aTTGCTAGTCCCGCTTGCACCGAGCTAGAAGTCGTGATGCTGGACTGGTTGGGCAAGATGATCGGTCTCCCGGAGGACTTCCTGGCCTGTTCTGGAGGCAAAGGGGGGGGCGTGATCCAAGGGACGGCCAGCGAAGCGACTCTGGTGGCCCTTCTAGGGGCCAAGGCCCGCATGATCGACCGCGTGAAGAAGGAAAAGCCGGAAATGAGCGACTCGGAAATCGTCGCCAAACTAGTCGCTTACACTTCag CCCAGAGCCACTCGTCGGTCGAGCGCGCGGGGCTGCTAGGGGGCGTCAAAATGCGCGGGCTCCAGCCTGATGATAACAACAGACTCAGAGGCGAAACGCTGGAAGTGGCGATCAAGGAAGACCGTGAGGCTGGCCTTATTCCATTTTAC GTTGTGGCCACTCTGGGCACCACCTCCTCGTGCACGTTCGACAACCTGGAGGAGCTGGGTCCCGTGTGCAACTCGAACAACATCTGGCTGCACGTGGACGCCGCTTACGCCGGCTCCTCCTTCATCTGCCCGGAGTTCCGCTACTTGATGAAAGGCATTGACCGCGCGGACTCCTTCAACTTCAACCCGCACAAATGGCTCTTGGTCAACTTCGACTGCTCCACCATGTGGCTCAAGGACCCCTCCTGGCTCGTGAACGCCTTCAACGTCGACCCCCTCTACCTAAAGCACGAGCAACAGGGTGCAGCCCCCGACTACCGCCACTGGCAAATCCCGCTCGGCCGCAGATTCCGCGCTTTGAAGCTTTGGTTCGTTTTACGATTGTACGGAATCGAGAATCTCCAAGCTTTTATCCGGAAACATGTGGAGCTGGCACACTATTTCGAGTCGCTGGTGAGGGGGGATGAGAGGTTTGAGATAACGGAGGAAGTGGTCCTGGGACTGGTTTGCTTCCGGCTGAAGGCTTCGAACGAGATTAATGAAGCTTTGCTCAAGAGGTTGAACGGTAGAGGGGTCATCCATTTAGTACCGTCGAAAATCAGGGACGTTTACTTCCTGAGGTTGGCGATCTGCTCGAGGTTTACGGAGATGGCGGATATTGATATTTCGTGGAAGGAAGTCAAGGAAGCCGCCGatgaagttttgaaaaaataa
- the LOC662935 gene encoding spermine oxidase produces the protein MLAKPSLLVPLQSSRLLQLLARLCHGKAPDKPAPKKSDLEVCTIAECMVDPCKPEPAVVIVGAGIAGLSAAQRLAQCGLTNFTVLEATDRPGGRIHSCWLGDVIAEMGAQFIEGGCIGNPVYNLAAQEGLLKPPLQRAKPLSGIFCTSDGRAIDQPVAVLAYQTFKQIEHEAASLFSMGGAKQHGSLLNFLSLRIQQELQNFPDEQKYDVARIMYGLTNAVRTKCGEDLSQISADNYGSFIQIPGGQIRIPLGFIGVLSPLMRELPENALRLNKPVGNIRWGAVQARNKGGPRAVVQCCDGQEFPADYVILTVSLGVLKEHADKMFCPALPSSKMEAINNIGYGNVDKIFLDYDRPFWVWCEGGINFAWSPDELANRTDWTKGLSAIEEVHGSKHVLCAYISGPEAAIMEHASDEEVAEGITRILRQFTGDASLPYPSTVLRSKWATDPFFCGSYSYMGLNSHVGHQCDLSCPVPGTCEPIPPILLFAGEATCAGHHSTVHGARLSGIREAERVIQLTKSYGGPPPSI, from the exons atgttggcaAAACCGTCCCTATTAGTACCCCTCCAGTCCAG CCGCCTCCTGCAACTACTCGCCCGCCTTTGCCATGGCAAAGCCCCCGACAAGCCCGCCCCCAAAAAATCCGACCTCGAAGTTTGCACAATCGCCGAGTGCATGGTCGACCCCTGCAAGCCTGAACCTGCCGTCGTGATCGTCGGCGCAGGAATTGCAGGATTATCAGCAGCCCAACGTTTAGCCCAATGCGGCTTGACGAACTTTACAGTCCTGGAAGCTACCGACAG GCCAGGCGGCAGGATTCATTCCTGCTGGCTAGGCGACGTCATCGCGGAAATGGGAGCACAGTTCATAGAGGGCGGCTGTATCGGCAATCCGGTTTATAATCTAGCCGCCCAGGAGGGGCTCTTAAAGCCGCCCCTGCAAAGGGCCAAACCCTTGAGTGGGATTTTTTGTACCAGCGATGGGCGGGCTATTGACCAGCCGGTGGCCGTTTTGGCCTATCAGACTTTCAAGCAGATAGAGCACGAAGCGGCCAGTCTTTTTAGTATGGGCGGCGCGAAACAACATGGTTCGCTTTTGAATTTCTTGA GTTTAAGGATTCAGCAGGAGTTGCAGAACTTCCCCGATGAGCAAAAGTACGACGTGGCGAGGATTATGTACGGGTTGACTAATGCAGTTAggacaaa atgtGGCGAGGACTTGAGTCAAATAAGTGCCGACAATTACGGCAGTTTCATCCAAATTCCGGGCGGTCAAATCCGGATTCCTCTCGGCTTCATCGGCGTCCTCTCCCCCTTGATGCGTGAACTCCCCGAAAACGCCCTCCGCCTGAACAAGCCCGTGGGTAACATTCGATGGGGCGCCGTCCAGGCCCGTAACAAAGGGGGCCCCCGAGCCGTAGTCCAATGCTGCGACGGCCAGGAGTTCCCCGCCGATTACGTCATCCTCACCGTATCCCTAGGAGTCCTCAAGGAACACGCCGACAAGATGTTCTGTCCCGCTCTCCCCTCCAGCAAAATGGAAGCCATCAACAACATCGGCTACGGGAACGTCGATAAAATCTTCCTCGACTACGACCGGCCTTTCTGGGTCTGGTGCGAGGGCGGCATTAATTTCGCCTGGTCTCCAGATGAACTCGCGAATAGGACCGACTGGACCAAAGGCCTCAGCGCGATCGAGGAAGTGCACGGGAGCAAGCACGTCCTCTGTGCGTATATTTCCGGCCCAGAGGCGGCCATTATGGAACATGCGAGTGACGAGGAGGTGGCGGAAGGGATTACCAGGATTTTGAGGCAGTTCACAGGGGATGCCTCCCTGCCGTATCCGTCGACGGTGTTGAGGTCCAAATGGGCAACGGACCCGTTTTTCTGCGGGTCTTACAGTTACATGGGTCTGAATTCACACGTGGGGCACCAATGCGACTTGAGTTGCCCGGTTCCGGGCACGTGTGAGCCCATCCCGCCCATTTTGTTGTTTGCAGGAGAGGCCACGTGTGCTGGACACCACTCGACGGTACATGGGGCAAGGCTGAGTGGAATCAGGGAGGCAGAAAGGGTGATCCAGTTGACGAAGTCATATGGAGGGCCGCCACCGTCGATTTAA
- the LOC100141891 gene encoding uncharacterized protein LOC100141891 encodes MKCIVVFGLLVTLSAVLCQEDPPEPVFKPPRPVGVIYLLQLLDQKQPETLNGDEVQNTIPYRNLKLFKNFNTIEQEKPIREKRSPGYGSGGGGICHTCGGGGGGYPGGGGGFGGGGGHGSSGSWSQSSSSAGSWGSGGGGGYGKGKYGK; translated from the exons ATGAAGTGCATCGTTGTATTCGGCCTCCTGGTGACACTAAGTGCGGTTCTGTGCCAAGAAGACCCACCAGAACCCGTGTTCAAACCTCCAAGACCCGTTGGAGTGATTTATTTACTCCAACTTTTGGACCAAAAGCAACCAGAAACCTTAAATGGAGACGAAGTCCAAAACACCATTCCTTACAGAAATTTGAAACTTTTCAAGAACTTTAACACCATTGAACAAGAGAAACCCATCCGTGAGAAAAGATCGCCAGGATATGGcagcggcggcggcggcatTTGCCACACTTGCGGAGGCGGCGGCGGTGGCTATCCCGGCGGCGGTGGCGGTTTTGGAGGCGGCGGCGGGCACGGATCGAGCGGTTCCTGGAGTCAGTCGTCGTCGTCTGCGGGAAGCTGGGGCAGTGGGGGCGGCGGTGGCTA TGGGAAAGGAAAATACGGAAAATAA